CCACCACTGCAACCGTGGGAAACATCACTTTAAGCGAACTCAAAGAGCGCGGCTATGACAAGAAACTGGCCCTGGGCTCCCTTGCAGGGGCCGGGACCATGGGGTTTCTGATCCCTCCCAGCCTTATCATGATTATTTACGGAGTCCTTTCAGACACCTCAATCGGCAAGCTTTTTATCGGCGGCATTATTCCCGGGCTGATGCTGGCTTTTTTCTATTCCGCCTACATCGCCCTGCAATGCCTGCTTCATCCGGAATATGTCCCCGTTAAACGGGACAATTACACCTGGGGCCAGAAGCTGAGGGCTTTAAAGGAAATTCTGCCGGTTTTTGCCCTTATATTCGTGGTGCTGGGCGGAATATACCTTGGCATGACAACTCCCACGGAGGCAGCCGCAATAGGCGTTGTCGGCTCCCTGGTTCTGGCATGGGGCTTTCGCAATCTGACCCTGAAAAATCTCATGGAATCGTTCATGGCTGCAGTCCGGACCACTGCCATGATCTGCTTTATTATCGCCGGAGCGGCTTTTCTGTCCCAGATGGTCGGATTCGTTGGTATTGCCAATGCACTGAGCCGCTATATCGTAAGCCTGGAACTTTCGCCCTACGTGTTGATCCTGGTGGTTGGATTCATGTATATTCTGCTGGGCATGATACTCGACGGCATCTCCATTGTGGTCATGACCCTGCCCATTGTTCTTCCCATAGTTGTCAATGCGGGCTTTGACCCCCTGTGGTTCGGCATCTACCTGGTATTCATGGTGGAGCTGTCCCAGATTACGCCCCCGGTCGGGTTCAGCCTCTTTGTGATCAATCACATCTCCAGGGAAAACATGTACACCATACTCAGGGCCACCTTTCCTTTTTTTCTGATCATGATCCTCATGGTGGTTTTGGTCACCATGTTTCCGCAAATCGTGTTCTTTCTCACAGACAAAGTATAACCCAAACTGAGCGATTTCCAATTTTGACACATTCGTAAAAGGTCGGTTTTCAGATGGCGCTGTAAAAAGTTCAAGATCAAGGCTTGCGCGATTTTGAAGAATGCAGCGTAGTTATCCGTACGTGAAATTCTGAGAAATCGCGCGTAACGCAGATATTGGACTTTTTACGGTGCCATCAATTTTGCCGCATCTACTGTGAAATAAACCATGCCTGATGCCAAAATATTTTACGGCTGGTACATTGTCGGTGCTTGTTTTCTGCTCTGTTTTCTGTTTGCCGGGGCGGGGTTTTATTCCTTTAGCATTTTTATCGAGCCCATTGAAAAACAATTCGGCTGGAATAGGGCGGCCATATCCCTGACCATGTCCATTTATCTGGTCACCGGCGGCCTGATGGGCCCGGTCCACGGCCGGCTGATCGGCCGCTTCGGGCCCCGTCGGGTCATGCTGGTCTGCGCTGTGGGGGCCGGGGCATGCTTTGTTCTGGTGAGCCTGACCCGGTGGCTGTGGTATTTTTACCTGGTTTACGCCCTGCTGGCGGCAACCGTGTGCGGCATGGGCGTGGTGCCGGTCTCCAGTCTGCTTTCCAACTGGTTTGACCGCCGCCGGGGCACGGCCACCGGAATCGCCCTGGTGGGGATATCGGCCGGCGGCCTGCTGCTGGCGCCCATGGTGGGGCTGGTGACCGCAGTCTGGGGCTGGCAGACATCTTTTGTGATTATCGGGCTTATGGTATGGTGTATTGCCCTGCCAGTGGTTTTTTTCGTGATCCGGGACCGGCCCGATCAGTTGGGGCTTGTGCCTGAAGGAGGTGGCAGGTCGGTTTATGGTCAGGCCGAAGCCGGCGGGCAAACCGATTTTCAGGCCCTGGGCCGGCCGGCCGGAGAGGTCCTGCGCACCCGG
Above is a window of Desulfosalsimonas propionicica DNA encoding:
- a CDS encoding TRAP transporter large permease, whose protein sequence is MISSPLTLALVLLLVMFGFLLSSKWIGFSLISTGIIGLVLYDANLPPVLSIWDKAGTLLANSIWNSLNSWALSALPLFILMGEILYRTAISTKLLNGLVPWLTRVPGKLYHINILACSLFAAVSGSSAATTATVGNITLSELKERGYDKKLALGSLAGAGTMGFLIPPSLIMIIYGVLSDTSIGKLFIGGIIPGLMLAFFYSAYIALQCLLHPEYVPVKRDNYTWGQKLRALKEILPVFALIFVVLGGIYLGMTTPTEAAAIGVVGSLVLAWGFRNLTLKNLMESFMAAVRTTAMICFIIAGAAFLSQMVGFVGIANALSRYIVSLELSPYVLILVVGFMYILLGMILDGISIVVMTLPIVLPIVVNAGFDPLWFGIYLVFMVELSQITPPVGFSLFVINHISRENMYTILRATFPFFLIMILMVVLVTMFPQIVFFLTDKV
- a CDS encoding MFS transporter, with protein sequence MPDAKIFYGWYIVGACFLLCFLFAGAGFYSFSIFIEPIEKQFGWNRAAISLTMSIYLVTGGLMGPVHGRLIGRFGPRRVMLVCAVGAGACFVLVSLTRWLWYFYLVYALLAATVCGMGVVPVSSLLSNWFDRRRGTATGIALVGISAGGLLLAPMVGLVTAVWGWQTSFVIIGLMVWCIALPVVFFVIRDRPDQLGLVPEGGGRSVYGQAEAGGQTDFQALGRPAGEVLRTRAFWCIFLSFFLAPMAQMGVLQHQVPLIMDTGMSHAYASVALGVTAGVGGLGKLSFGKMADIWPFQYVILLCFGLQILSVLFLLTTQTPAGVWVYAVCFGFSMGGVIVLLPLVVGHFWGLLSYGVLLGVLWVANAFGGATGTFVSGLVYDWTGSYNNALYLFAAAYLVAIAAFFAAGRPGRASGPASF